Proteins from a genomic interval of Mesobacillus sp. S13:
- a CDS encoding AmiS/UreI family transporter, with translation MGDAGLLLSGAALFLNSLMLLGKANAKSVAVFNLFIGALQVIVPFYLIAVSDQNNWTIYSLASIFLFGFTYLYVGLTLWKELDGTGLGWYSLWVAVLAVIYAAVAFIHFEDIVSALTWLMWAYLWFLFFLSMGMGKKIDVYIGKVAMVQSWLTLTFPALLAMTGLWKTDQVANAWIYFSIAAFLYFAYITLKLKKASARTEKLA, from the coding sequence ATGGGAGACGCAGGCTTATTATTATCAGGCGCAGCACTTTTCCTGAACAGCTTGATGCTTTTAGGGAAGGCTAACGCGAAAAGCGTGGCAGTATTCAATTTATTCATCGGGGCATTGCAAGTCATTGTGCCCTTTTACTTGATTGCTGTATCAGACCAGAACAACTGGACGATCTACAGCCTTGCAAGCATCTTTCTATTTGGTTTCACCTATTTATATGTCGGATTGACATTATGGAAAGAACTTGATGGCACCGGGCTTGGATGGTACTCCCTCTGGGTTGCAGTCCTCGCCGTCATTTATGCGGCAGTTGCCTTCATTCATTTCGAAGACATAGTCAGCGCTCTTACATGGCTGATGTGGGCCTATCTATGGTTCCTGTTCTTTTTATCAATGGGAATGGGCAAGAAGATTGACGTTTATATCGGAAAGGTTGCGATGGTCCAGTCATGGCTGACATTGACCTTCCCGGCACTGCTGGCCATGACAGGATTATGGAAGACAGATCAGGTTGCCAATGCGTGGATTTACTTCTCAATTGCCGCTTTCCTCTATTTTGCTTATATAACATTAAAGTTGAAGAAAGCTTCTGCCAGAACCGAGAAGCTTGCGTAA
- a CDS encoding manganese-dependent inorganic pyrophosphatase, which yields MEKVLVFGHKNPDTDTICSAIAYANLKQKLGVDAEAVRLGHVNGETQYALDYFKAEAPRLAGRVSEEVDQVILVDHNERQQSADDITDVQILEVIDHHRVANFETSDPLYFRVEPVGCTATILNKMYKENNVEIDKKIAGLMLSAIISDSLLFKSPTCTDQDVAAARELAEIAGVDAEEYGLEMLKAGADLSSKTIEELISLDAKEFQMGESKVEIAQVNTVDVNDVLLRRVELEEALINKVTEKNLGLFLLVITDILTNDSAALAIGEKAAAVEEAFNVTLENNTATLKGVVSRKKQVVPVLTNVLAK from the coding sequence ATGGAAAAAGTACTTGTTTTTGGACATAAAAATCCTGATACGGATACAATTTGCTCTGCCATTGCCTATGCTAACTTGAAGCAAAAGCTTGGTGTCGATGCCGAAGCTGTGCGTTTGGGCCATGTTAATGGAGAAACTCAGTATGCTCTTGATTACTTCAAAGCTGAAGCACCACGCCTTGCGGGTAGAGTTTCAGAAGAAGTGGATCAGGTCATCCTGGTTGACCACAATGAACGCCAGCAGAGCGCTGATGATATTACGGATGTTCAAATCCTCGAGGTTATCGACCACCACCGTGTGGCAAATTTTGAGACGAGCGATCCGCTTTATTTCCGTGTTGAGCCAGTAGGCTGCACGGCGACAATCCTAAATAAAATGTACAAGGAAAACAATGTAGAAATCGACAAGAAAATCGCAGGACTAATGCTGTCGGCGATCATTTCTGATTCATTATTATTCAAGTCCCCGACTTGCACAGACCAGGACGTTGCAGCAGCACGTGAATTGGCTGAAATCGCAGGTGTGGATGCTGAGGAATATGGTCTTGAAATGCTGAAAGCTGGCGCGGACCTCAGCAGCAAAACAATCGAAGAGCTTATTTCACTTGACGCCAAGGAATTCCAAATGGGAGAATCCAAGGTTGAAATTGCACAGGTAAACACAGTTGATGTCAATGACGTTCTTTTACGCAGAGTGGAGCTTGAAGAAGCATTGATCAATAAAGTGACCGAAAAGAATCTTGGTCTTTTCTTGCTGGTCATCACAGATATTTTGACGAATGATTCTGCAGCGCTTGCGATTGGTGAAAAGGCAGCCGCTGTTGAAGAAGCATTCAATGTAACTCTTGAAAATAACACAGCGACTCTTAAAGGTGTCGTCTCCCGCAAGAAACAGGTCGTTCCAGTATTGACAAACGTACTTGCGAAGTAA
- the ald gene encoding alanine dehydrogenase — protein sequence MRIGVPKEIKNNENRVAMTPAGVVNLVNFGHEVFIETGAGIGSSFTDEDYKAAGALIVGSAEEAWAQDMVMKVKEPLAEEYGYFREGLILFTYLHLAPEPELTKALIENKVVGIAYETVQLANGSLPLLTPMSEVAGRMSTQIGAQFLEKVHGGKGILLGGVPGVQRGKVTIIGGGVAGTNAAKMAVGLGAQVTMIDLNPDRLRQLDDIFGSDITTLMSNPLNIAEAVKASDLVIGAVLIPGAKAPKLVTEEMIQSMNPGSVVVDIAIDQGGIFETTDRITTHDNPTYEKHGVVHYAVANMPGAVPRTSTIALTNVTVPYAVQIANKGYKQACLDNEALLKGINTLNGYVTYQAVAEAHNLVYSETKTLLEQI from the coding sequence ATGCGTATCGGTGTACCTAAAGAGATAAAAAATAATGAAAATCGTGTGGCTATGACGCCTGCAGGTGTAGTTAACCTTGTTAATTTCGGACACGAAGTTTTCATTGAGACTGGAGCAGGAATCGGCTCAAGTTTTACAGATGAGGACTACAAAGCTGCCGGTGCTCTGATCGTTGGAAGTGCAGAAGAAGCATGGGCACAGGATATGGTCATGAAGGTTAAAGAACCTCTTGCAGAAGAATACGGATATTTCCGCGAAGGTTTAATTTTATTTACATATTTACACCTTGCTCCAGAACCAGAGCTGACCAAGGCTTTGATCGAGAACAAGGTTGTCGGTATTGCATATGAAACAGTGCAGCTGGCTAATGGTTCACTTCCTTTGCTTACACCTATGAGTGAGGTCGCTGGCCGTATGTCCACACAAATCGGTGCGCAGTTCCTAGAGAAAGTTCACGGTGGAAAAGGAATCCTGCTTGGCGGCGTTCCAGGTGTACAAAGAGGGAAAGTTACAATCATCGGTGGCGGAGTAGCTGGCACAAACGCAGCGAAAATGGCTGTAGGCCTTGGTGCTCAGGTCACAATGATCGACTTGAACCCAGACCGACTACGTCAGCTTGATGACATCTTTGGTTCTGACATTACAACGCTAATGTCCAATCCTTTGAACATTGCTGAAGCGGTCAAAGCATCTGACCTCGTAATCGGTGCTGTATTGATTCCGGGTGCGAAGGCTCCTAAGCTTGTGACAGAAGAAATGATTCAGTCGATGAACCCAGGTTCAGTTGTTGTCGATATCGCTATCGACCAGGGTGGAATCTTCGAAACAACAGACAGAATCACGACACATGACAATCCTACTTATGAAAAGCATGGCGTCGTTCACTATGCAGTTGCCAATATGCCTGGTGCTGTTCCTAGAACAAGCACAATTGCATTAACAAATGTAACAGTGCCTTACGCTGTTCAAATTGCGAACAAAGGCTACAAGCAGGCTTGCCTGGACAACGAAGCTTTGTTGAAAGGAATCAACACGCTTAATGGCTATGTGACTTACCAGGCAGTAGCAGAAGCGCATAACCTTGTATACTCTGAAACAAAAACATTGTTAGAGCAAATTTAA
- a CDS encoding universal stress protein — protein MALYYKNILVAVDGSKQAAWAFKKAIEIAKRNDASLVMTHIIDLRTFATVEAYDRTISERATQFATELMENYKQQAIEAGIKDVEYDIDYGSPKVKIAKDVAKKYNADLIICGATGMNAVERFFIGSVSEHITRYASCDVLVVRTDQES, from the coding sequence ATGGCACTTTACTATAAGAACATTTTAGTTGCCGTGGATGGTTCTAAACAAGCAGCATGGGCTTTTAAAAAAGCCATTGAGATCGCAAAGAGAAACGATGCGAGTCTGGTCATGACCCACATAATCGATTTACGCACCTTTGCTACTGTTGAGGCATATGACCGCACGATTTCAGAGCGTGCGACACAGTTTGCTACAGAATTGATGGAAAACTACAAGCAGCAGGCAATTGAAGCCGGTATCAAAGACGTAGAGTATGACATCGATTATGGTTCACCAAAGGTCAAGATTGCGAAAGATGTTGCAAAGAAATACAACGCCGACCTGATTATTTGCGGAGCAACAGGAATGAACGCAGTGGAACGCTTCTTCATCGGAAGTGTCTCCGAGCATATTACCCGCTATGCATCCTGTGATGTCCTGGTTGTCCGGACAGACCAAGAAAGTTAA
- the argH gene encoding argininosuccinate lyase, with protein sequence MKKLWGGRFTGSAEDWVDEFGASIGFDQELAEQDIEGSIAHATMLAKCGVISEADAENIIEGLQKLKQQAANGELEYSAKLEDIHLNIEHYLTELIGPTGGKLHTARSRNDQVATDMHLYLKEQVSEIIELISEFQRTLVDQAGQNIETLMPGYTHLQRAQPISFAHHLMAYFWMLDRDKQRFKDSMKRINLSPLGAGALAGTTFPIDRHMTAEILGFEGIYENSLDAVSDRDFILEFLSDSSILMMHLSRLCEELILWSSQEFQFIELSDAFTTGSSIMPQKKNPDMAELIRGKTGRVYGSLMGLLTVLKGLPLAYNKDMQEDKEGMFDTVKTVKGSLKIFAGMVSEMKVKSEEMAQSVKKDFSNATELADYLAAKGVPFREAHEIVGKLVLECIQKGCYLADLPLEAYKSTNPLFEEDIFEALNPYNAVKRRNSAGGTGFSQVELQIERGKASL encoded by the coding sequence GTGAAGAAATTATGGGGAGGCAGATTCACCGGATCCGCAGAGGATTGGGTCGATGAATTCGGTGCATCAATAGGCTTTGACCAGGAACTGGCAGAGCAGGATATTGAGGGCAGTATCGCCCACGCAACAATGCTTGCAAAGTGCGGAGTCATATCAGAAGCTGATGCAGAAAACATCATTGAAGGGTTACAGAAACTGAAGCAGCAAGCAGCAAATGGCGAACTGGAATACTCAGCCAAACTTGAGGATATCCATTTGAATATCGAACATTACCTAACTGAGTTGATCGGTCCTACGGGCGGCAAACTCCATACGGCAAGAAGCAGGAATGACCAGGTGGCGACTGATATGCATTTGTACTTGAAGGAGCAGGTGTCGGAAATCATCGAGTTGATCTCTGAGTTCCAAAGAACCTTGGTAGATCAGGCGGGACAAAACATTGAGACACTGATGCCGGGATATACTCATTTGCAAAGGGCGCAGCCAATCTCTTTTGCCCATCATCTCATGGCGTACTTCTGGATGCTTGACAGGGATAAACAGCGTTTTAAGGACAGTATGAAAAGAATCAATTTGTCACCGCTGGGTGCTGGGGCGCTTGCGGGAACTACTTTTCCGATTGACCGACATATGACAGCAGAAATTCTCGGGTTTGAGGGAATCTATGAAAACAGCCTTGATGCTGTGAGCGATCGTGATTTCATCCTTGAGTTCCTTTCAGACAGCTCGATTTTAATGATGCATCTTTCACGATTATGCGAGGAACTTATCCTTTGGTCGAGCCAGGAGTTTCAGTTCATCGAACTATCGGATGCTTTCACAACAGGAAGCAGCATCATGCCTCAGAAGAAGAATCCGGATATGGCCGAATTGATCCGCGGAAAAACTGGCCGTGTCTATGGAAGCCTGATGGGACTTTTGACTGTATTGAAAGGATTGCCTTTAGCGTATAACAAGGATATGCAGGAAGATAAAGAAGGCATGTTTGATACTGTCAAAACAGTGAAGGGCTCATTGAAGATTTTCGCTGGCATGGTCAGTGAGATGAAGGTGAAATCGGAGGAAATGGCTCAATCAGTGAAAAAGGATTTTTCTAATGCAACAGAGCTGGCTGATTATCTGGCAGCGAAAGGGGTACCTTTCCGTGAAGCGCATGAAATCGTCGGCAAGCTTGTCCTGGAGTGTATCCAAAAAGGCTGTTATCTCGCAGACCTGCCATTGGAAGCTTACAAATCAACAAACCCATTGTTTGAAGAAGATATTTTCGAGGCATTGAATCCTTATAATGCCGTTAAAAGACGAAACAGCGCTGGAGGCACCGGTTTTTCACAAGTAGAACTTCAGATCGAAAGAGGAAAAGCATCATTATAA